The genomic window GGCCTCCCTGGCGGAAGCGGGCATTGCCTGTGACCCGGCCGCCAGGCCCCTCTTCCTCGATCCCTAGCCGGGCAGGCGCAGGCCGCGCAGCCCGGCGGGCAGCTGCAGCTGCGGAAAACCCTGGGGCAGCCGGAAGCGTGATGGATCCTGCGGGCCATAGGTGACGCGGGTGGCTTCCAGCACCTCCTGCCGCCCGGTCTGCTGCGCCCGCAGCAGCACGCCATCCGCCGTCAGGCAGGCGACGCCGCCCTTCCCGTCCCGCCGCTCGATCTGCCAGTCCGTGCAACCGGCGCCGGCAATGGTGCGGCGCCCGAGGCGCGTCACGCGCCCCTGTGACTCCGGCCGGTCCAGCAGCATGGCGATCTCGGGCGCGGCCGGCAGGCGCATCACGAGCCGCTGGTCCTCCATGACCATGTAGGCGCGCTGCGTCGGCTGGTCGACCATCAGCCAGCCGGGGGCGGAGGCATTGTCCACCCGCAGCACCCGCTGGCTGGCCAGCCAGGTGGCATGGATGTCGCCCGGCTGCCGGTTGCCACCAGAGAGGCGGAAAGTCACTGCCACGTCCCGGCTGGGCAGCAATTGCGGTGACTGCTGCGCCAGGGCGGGCGCCGCCAGCAGCATGGGTGCCAGCAGAGCCGTGGCGAGGCGCTGGATCATCGTCAATCTCCCCTCTCTTCCAGGTTCAGATGGCGACGCCCCTGACCGAAGTCATCCCGGCGGCGCCCCGGCCCGGCCTCACAACCCGTGGAAGAGTTCGGTGGAGAGGTAACGTTCGGCGAAGGAGGCGGCGATGCCGATGATGAGTTGGTTGTGGTGCTGGGGTTGGGCGGCGAGGTCGAGCATGGCGTGGAGGACGGCGCCGGAGGAGATGCCGATGGGGATGCCTTCGGTGCGGGCGCAGAGGCGTGCGGCGGCGAAGGCCTCGCGTTCGGTGACGCGGCGGAGGAGGTCGATGCGTTCGAGTTCGAGGACGCCGGGCCTGAAGCCGGCGCCGATGCCCTGGATTTCGTGGGGTCCGGGGTCGTCGCCGGAGAGGACGGCGGATTCGGCCGGCTCGACGCCGACGAGGGTGAGGCCGGGGCGGCGGGGCT from Roseomonas marmotae includes these protein-coding regions:
- a CDS encoding DUF4412 domain-containing protein, which produces MIQRLATALLAPMLLAAPALAQQSPQLLPSRDVAVTFRLSGGNRQPGDIHATWLASQRVLRVDNASAPGWLMVDQPTQRAYMVMEDQRLVMRLPAAPEIAMLLDRPESQGRVTRLGRRTIAGAGCTDWQIERRDGKGGVACLTADGVLLRAQQTGRQEVLEATRVTYGPQDPSRFRLPQGFPQLQLPAGLRGLRLPG